In Stieleria varia, one genomic interval encodes:
- a CDS encoding DUF4272 domain-containing protein has product MMTQSHRDLMQNAKLRAVSEILDALDQNYRLLWAARDASGRQVDPPSQIDGGVISERQHALNWITGFEDAPWGDVDVPS; this is encoded by the coding sequence ATGATGACTCAAAGCCATCGAGATCTGATGCAGAACGCGAAACTGCGAGCGGTGTCCGAGATCTTAGATGCGTTGGATCAGAATTATCGTCTGTTGTGGGCAGCGCGAGACGCGAGCGGCCGACAAGTCGACCCGCCATCCCAAATCGACGGCGGAGTGATCAGCGAACGTCAACACGCCTTGAACTGGATCACCGGTTTCGAAGACGCCCCCTGGGGCGACGTTGATGTTCCGTCGTGA
- a CDS encoding alpha-amylase/4-alpha-glucanotransferase domain-containing protein, producing MMPHIHLCLVLHNHQPIGNFDGVFEQAYQDSYLPFLDVFEPFDRLNISLHTSGPLMMWIAQRHPEYLDRLRLLIESGRIEIVGGPQYEPILTMLPSRDRVGQIETYGAWLERNLGVRPHGMWTPERVWESGLTSDVVDAGIRYTVLDDYHFRAAGIPADQLTGYYVTEDQGRMLRVFPGSEHLRYTIPFQSVAATIDHCREMSHQAPGGVLTFGDDGEKFGTWPDTKVHVYEKGWLRDFFGALTENAEWLHTITLSQAVESTPAAGKVYLPDCSYREMTEWALPVESQNKLDDVVHAMEHDEHWETLKTFIRGGFWRNFKTKYPETNEMYARMMHVSRRLADAESAGVDAGELAVIRDHLYRGQCNCPYWHGAFGGIYLPHLRNAVYEHLIAADNLLERIGGGNHGALHATADDYNFDGLQEVRLSNDKLCAWVAPGMGGRMYELDVREISHNLLATLQRRPESYHRKVLAGPSVDGENVASIHDRVVFKQEGLDQRLQYDRYARKSLMDHFYDNDASLDTVSRGEAPERGDFVALPFETKLRRGEDRVQVQMHREGNAWGIPIKLTKAVTMLAGSESLEITYLLENLPRDRQLHFAIEMNFSGLPSGADDRYFSDVSGNRMGQLGEKLDLHDVSGLNLSDRWLDIDVSLGLDRPSSIWAFPIETVSQSEAGFELVHQSVCVLPHWWITGDENGCWHVKLELAARCHQNAETVADQQVIRL from the coding sequence ATGATGCCGCACATCCATCTCTGCTTGGTCCTGCACAATCACCAACCGATCGGAAATTTCGACGGTGTTTTCGAGCAGGCCTATCAGGACAGCTATCTGCCGTTTCTGGATGTGTTCGAGCCTTTTGACCGGTTGAACATTTCGCTGCACACCTCCGGTCCGCTGATGATGTGGATCGCCCAGCGTCACCCGGAGTACCTGGATCGTCTGCGTCTGCTGATCGAATCGGGTCGCATCGAGATCGTCGGCGGACCTCAGTACGAACCGATCCTCACCATGTTGCCCAGTCGCGATCGCGTCGGCCAGATTGAAACGTACGGTGCTTGGTTGGAACGCAATTTGGGCGTTCGTCCGCATGGCATGTGGACTCCCGAGCGCGTCTGGGAGTCCGGTCTGACGAGCGATGTCGTGGATGCGGGCATTCGGTATACGGTGTTGGATGACTATCACTTTCGCGCCGCAGGCATCCCCGCTGACCAACTCACCGGATACTATGTCACAGAAGACCAAGGTCGCATGCTGAGGGTATTCCCGGGCTCGGAGCACCTTCGCTACACGATTCCGTTCCAGAGCGTTGCGGCAACGATCGACCATTGTCGTGAAATGTCGCATCAGGCTCCCGGTGGTGTGCTGACGTTCGGTGACGACGGTGAAAAATTTGGCACATGGCCGGACACCAAGGTGCACGTCTATGAGAAAGGCTGGCTGCGTGATTTCTTTGGTGCGCTGACCGAGAACGCCGAATGGTTGCACACGATCACGTTGTCGCAAGCCGTCGAGAGCACTCCCGCCGCTGGCAAGGTCTACTTGCCCGATTGCAGCTATCGCGAGATGACCGAGTGGGCGCTGCCGGTTGAATCGCAGAACAAGCTCGACGATGTCGTGCACGCGATGGAGCACGATGAGCACTGGGAGACACTCAAGACATTCATTCGCGGCGGATTCTGGCGGAACTTCAAGACAAAGTATCCCGAAACCAACGAGATGTACGCTCGCATGATGCACGTCAGTCGTCGATTGGCGGATGCCGAATCGGCAGGCGTCGATGCCGGTGAGCTGGCCGTCATTCGCGATCATCTTTATCGCGGTCAATGCAACTGTCCGTACTGGCACGGTGCGTTCGGCGGGATCTACCTGCCGCACTTGCGCAACGCTGTCTACGAGCATTTGATCGCCGCGGACAACTTGCTGGAGCGGATCGGGGGCGGCAACCACGGCGCGCTTCACGCCACGGCGGACGATTACAACTTTGACGGATTGCAGGAAGTCCGCTTGAGCAACGACAAGCTGTGTGCTTGGGTGGCACCAGGCATGGGCGGCCGTATGTATGAGTTGGATGTGCGAGAAATCAGTCACAATCTGCTCGCAACCTTGCAACGGCGGCCTGAAAGTTATCACCGTAAAGTGCTCGCCGGGCCGTCGGTCGATGGCGAAAACGTCGCCAGCATTCATGACCGCGTGGTGTTCAAACAAGAGGGCCTGGATCAACGCCTGCAGTACGATCGCTACGCCCGCAAGAGCCTGATGGATCACTTCTACGACAACGACGCGTCGCTTGATACGGTTTCGCGCGGTGAGGCTCCCGAGCGGGGCGATTTCGTTGCCCTGCCATTTGAGACCAAACTCCGCCGCGGCGAAGATCGCGTGCAAGTTCAGATGCACCGCGAAGGCAATGCGTGGGGCATTCCGATCAAGTTGACCAAGGCGGTCACCATGCTTGCCGGTAGCGAAAGTCTGGAGATCACTTACTTGCTGGAAAACCTGCCGCGGGACCGACAGTTGCACTTCGCGATCGAGATGAATTTCTCGGGACTGCCCTCCGGTGCGGACGATCGCTACTTCAGCGATGTCTCCGGCAATCGGATGGGGCAACTCGGTGAAAAACTGGACTTGCACGACGTGTCCGGATTGAACCTTTCAGACCGCTGGCTAGACATCGACGTGTCGTTGGGATTGGATCGTCCCAGCAGCATCTGGGCGTTCCCGATCGAAACGGTCAGCCAGAGCGAAGCCGGTTTTGAGTTGGTGCACCAAAGCGTCTGTGTGCTGCCGCACTGGTGGATCACCGGCGACGAAAACGGTTGCTGGCACGTCAAGTTAGAGCTTGCCGCTCGCTGCCATCAAAACGCCGAAACGGTTGCCGACCAACAGGTCATCCGGCTGTAA
- a CDS encoding cobalamin-binding protein: MRIVSLLPSATEIICCLGLRESLVGVTHECDYPRDVIELPKVTRTLIPHDATSHEIDELVRQQLQTEKALYSLDMEVLHSVRPDLIVTQALCDVCAVAESAVQAAACSLPGQPRVVNLEPTCLEDVFQCISLVGRAAGRESDADHYLASLRSRVDAVARRSESVAERPSVMLLEWIDPPFSAGHWSPELVEIAGGREIIGVAGERSVTTPWERIVAADPDVIVLACCGFDVDRTLQDMPILKSYPGWSDLRCVRSGRVYVVDGSAYFSRPGPRLVDSLELIAHALHPTVHPLPPGLPAAYRIPNLL, from the coding sequence ATGCGTATCGTTTCCTTGCTACCCAGTGCGACCGAGATCATTTGCTGCCTCGGCTTACGAGAATCGCTTGTAGGCGTGACTCATGAATGCGACTATCCGCGGGACGTGATCGAGTTGCCCAAGGTGACACGAACGTTGATTCCTCACGACGCAACAAGCCATGAAATCGATGAGCTCGTTCGCCAGCAACTGCAAACCGAAAAGGCTCTCTACAGCCTGGACATGGAGGTGCTCCATTCGGTTCGCCCTGATTTGATCGTGACCCAAGCACTGTGTGATGTTTGTGCGGTCGCCGAAAGCGCGGTTCAAGCCGCCGCCTGCTCGTTGCCTGGTCAGCCCCGAGTGGTGAATCTGGAACCGACGTGTTTGGAGGATGTTTTCCAGTGCATCTCGCTCGTCGGTCGAGCTGCCGGGCGTGAATCGGATGCCGATCACTATTTGGCGTCCCTACGTTCCCGCGTGGACGCGGTCGCCAGACGCAGTGAATCCGTCGCCGAACGACCGTCGGTCATGTTGTTGGAATGGATCGACCCGCCGTTCAGCGCCGGGCACTGGAGTCCCGAACTTGTCGAGATCGCCGGTGGCCGAGAGATCATTGGCGTTGCGGGCGAGCGTTCGGTCACCACACCATGGGAGAGGATTGTTGCGGCGGACCCTGACGTGATCGTCTTGGCCTGCTGTGGTTTTGATGTCGACCGCACGCTGCAAGACATGCCGATTCTGAAATCGTATCCAGGTTGGTCGGACTTGCGATGCGTGCGTTCAGGTCGTGTTTACGTGGTCGACGGCTCGGCTTACTTCAGCCGACCCGGCCCGCGTTTGGTGGACAGCTTGGAGCTCATCGCACACGCGTTGCACCCAACGGTTCATCCGCTGCCGCCAGGATTGCCGGCAGCTTATCGGATCCCAAACCTACTTTGA
- a CDS encoding 3-keto-disaccharide hydrolase, producing the protein MAQRSGKGPAFTSPPTDDPNYALLGEFAGAIKTGENQYEPLALQIRPIGGDQFEAISFWGGLPGQEKHKPEMTKMIGIRSGDYVVLSGGPWAIFVEKDHCLIVDRKGDKLGHLDRVERQSPTLGATPPAGALVLFDGTNVDQFVGARMTDDGLLMEGAEIRPMLQDFNMHVEFRLPYMPQATGQSRGNSGLYLQSRYECQVLDSFATEPVFDGCGALYRFKAPDLNMCLPPLVWQTYDIQFTAPRWASDGSKIRGAHITSWINGVKVQDNVSLPNKTGAGKEEAPLLLPIHIQNHGDPVRFRNMWVIDRGLTTVEFPVTKKDDPKPESPEKKSTEKQSAEKQKPSAASDKEDKKPDAKQEKPAEAKKDKAEAKPAETKPAAEKTFAPAKNDKAADEKAEAASK; encoded by the coding sequence ATGGCACAACGATCAGGCAAGGGACCCGCGTTCACGTCTCCGCCAACCGACGACCCCAACTACGCATTGCTGGGTGAATTTGCGGGAGCGATTAAGACCGGAGAAAACCAGTACGAGCCCTTGGCACTACAGATCCGACCGATCGGCGGAGATCAGTTCGAAGCCATTTCCTTCTGGGGTGGCTTGCCCGGTCAAGAAAAGCACAAGCCCGAGATGACGAAGATGATCGGGATCCGCAGCGGCGACTATGTTGTTCTGTCCGGCGGACCCTGGGCAATCTTTGTCGAGAAAGATCATTGCCTGATCGTGGATCGCAAAGGCGACAAACTGGGACACCTCGACCGAGTCGAACGTCAAAGCCCGACCTTGGGCGCCACACCGCCCGCGGGAGCGTTGGTGCTATTTGATGGCACGAACGTTGATCAGTTCGTCGGCGCACGCATGACGGACGATGGGCTGTTGATGGAGGGTGCCGAAATTCGTCCCATGCTGCAAGACTTCAACATGCACGTCGAGTTCCGACTGCCGTACATGCCTCAGGCTACCGGCCAATCGAGAGGCAACAGCGGCTTGTATTTGCAAAGCCGCTATGAATGCCAAGTCCTGGATTCCTTTGCCACCGAACCGGTGTTCGATGGATGCGGAGCGTTGTATCGATTCAAGGCACCCGATCTGAACATGTGCTTGCCGCCGCTGGTCTGGCAAACCTACGACATTCAGTTCACCGCGCCCCGCTGGGCCTCCGACGGCAGCAAGATTCGTGGCGCTCATATCACCAGTTGGATCAACGGCGTCAAAGTCCAAGACAACGTTTCCTTGCCGAACAAGACCGGTGCTGGCAAAGAAGAAGCACCGTTGCTCTTGCCGATCCACATTCAAAACCACGGCGATCCGGTTCGGTTCCGAAACATGTGGGTAATCGACCGTGGATTGACCACGGTGGAATTCCCGGTCACGAAAAAAGACGATCCCAAACCAGAATCGCCCGAGAAGAAATCAACTGAAAAGCAGTCTGCGGAAAAGCAGAAACCTAGCGCCGCCTCGGACAAAGAAGATAAGAAGCCCGACGCAAAGCAAGAGAAACCTGCAGAAGCAAAGAAGGACAAAGCCGAAGCCAAACCGGCAGAGACCAAACCAGCTGCAGAAAAAACATTTGCACCCGCAAAGAACGACAAAGCGGCTGACGAAAAAGCCGAGGCTGCCTCAAAGTAG
- a CDS encoding sulfatase family protein gives MIQMLHSTRSMIAATVYAAIAMLSVHAFAADRPNIVFIFTDDHCQQALSAYDPSRVSTPNMDRIAREGMRFDRCYVTNAICGPSRAVIQTGKYSHLNGFATNRDRFNGDQQTFPKLLQAAGYQTAIVGKWHLVSTPQGYDYYDILQGQGPYYNPPMITAGEDGKPVTRRHTGYTTEIITEKTLSWLKEKRDPNKPFMVMYQHKAPHRDWRPAPKYLHWLDDVTVPEPETLWDNYDGRTQSAGRQSMTIKEHLTPRDLKLAGYGNMNDEQKKVWDAAYGPKNEAFEKAKPDMTEKEIIQWKYQRYVKDYLRCVKSVDDGIGEVLDYLDEAGLADNTVVMYSSDQGWYLGEHGWFDKRWMYEESLKTPLLARWPGTIAPGSTNNDIVSNLDFAETFLDIAGVPIPGDMQGRSLVPIFKGNTPNDWRQVFYYHYYENPGAHNVARHFGVTDGKHKLIHYYALEGKAINDWELFDLASDPNELQNVYGSSEHMSQQKRLADELERLRKQFAVPEDTDLGARQRNQRNKK, from the coding sequence ATGATCCAGATGCTTCATTCGACCCGATCGATGATCGCTGCGACCGTCTATGCGGCGATCGCGATGCTGTCCGTCCACGCCTTTGCGGCCGATCGCCCCAACATCGTATTCATCTTTACCGATGACCATTGCCAGCAGGCGCTCAGCGCATATGACCCGTCACGCGTCAGCACACCCAACATGGATCGCATCGCTCGCGAAGGCATGCGGTTTGATCGATGCTATGTGACCAACGCGATTTGTGGTCCCAGCAGGGCCGTGATTCAAACAGGTAAGTACAGCCATCTCAACGGATTTGCCACCAACCGAGATCGATTCAACGGCGATCAGCAAACCTTTCCCAAGCTGTTGCAGGCCGCAGGATATCAGACCGCCATCGTCGGCAAATGGCACTTGGTTTCCACCCCACAGGGATACGACTACTACGACATCCTGCAAGGTCAGGGACCCTACTACAATCCGCCGATGATCACGGCCGGCGAAGACGGCAAGCCGGTGACGCGTCGGCATACCGGTTACACGACCGAAATCATCACCGAAAAAACACTGTCGTGGCTGAAGGAGAAACGTGATCCGAACAAGCCCTTCATGGTGATGTATCAACACAAGGCACCGCACCGAGATTGGAGACCCGCGCCAAAGTATCTCCATTGGCTGGACGACGTGACGGTCCCCGAACCCGAAACGCTTTGGGACAACTATGACGGGCGCACGCAGTCGGCAGGTCGTCAGTCGATGACGATTAAGGAACACTTGACTCCGAGAGACCTGAAACTTGCCGGTTACGGCAACATGAACGATGAGCAAAAGAAGGTTTGGGATGCTGCCTACGGTCCCAAGAACGAGGCCTTCGAAAAAGCCAAGCCCGATATGACGGAAAAGGAAATCATTCAGTGGAAATATCAACGCTACGTGAAAGACTACTTGCGTTGCGTCAAAAGCGTTGATGACGGGATCGGCGAAGTCCTTGATTATCTCGATGAAGCGGGACTGGCGGACAACACGGTGGTGATGTACTCATCCGACCAAGGTTGGTATCTCGGCGAACACGGCTGGTTCGATAAGCGTTGGATGTACGAAGAGTCACTCAAGACACCTTTGCTGGCCCGTTGGCCGGGCACCATCGCACCGGGATCGACGAACAACGACATCGTTTCCAACCTCGACTTCGCGGAGACTTTTCTCGACATAGCCGGCGTTCCCATCCCCGGTGACATGCAGGGACGAAGCCTGGTGCCGATTTTCAAAGGCAACACGCCGAACGATTGGCGTCAGGTTTTCTACTACCACTATTACGAGAACCCGGGTGCCCACAACGTCGCCCGACATTTCGGCGTGACGGATGGAAAGCACAAGCTGATCCACTACTACGCCCTGGAGGGCAAGGCGATCAACGACTGGGAACTGTTCGACTTGGCCAGCGATCCCAACGAACTGCAAAACGTCTACGGCAGCAGCGAGCACATGAGCCAACAAAAACGTTTGGCTGACGAGCTGGAGCGTTTGAGGAAACAGTTCGCGGTTCCTGAAGACACCGACTTGGGTGCCAGGCAACGGAACCAACGCAACAAAAAGTGA
- a CDS encoding IS4 family transposase translates to MASWIKDELRTLDLGDKRRERRVALILEQQSEIAESTPSACKDNAKLEATYRLVNNRNIPVDGILKAHNDASIARTAEQPVVILSQDTTVCDLTKPQRQVRGAGPLESRDKFGFFLHPLYAITEDGLVLGTVDQCIWTRDDIKTDLNKTEKVNLRRQQAFEEKESYRWLEMFQSGEQIALAHPQTHYIGVSDSESDIYELLAQTDDLAANYDYVIRGCQDRTVLDQGETRTISEVMQETEFQFQREIDLSERKSLIIGETRARRMSRSARVASISIRARQVTLRGPARPGGRAPDVTINVVEAVETDAPEGEEPIRWLLFTSLPISTISEIERVIGSYCRRWDIELYFKTLKSGMKIEKLKYEQIDTYVRAVTLLMITGFRVEQLKTANRVCPQVSCERFYDASFWKATYLVVFAGREVPETPPTIGEWMLVVAKLGGYLDKKGQGPPGSTTIWRGMRKIESYHEAFLAYKRLIGDV, encoded by the coding sequence ATGGCAAGCTGGATAAAAGATGAGCTTCGGACTTTGGATTTAGGTGATAAGCGGCGGGAGCGACGTGTCGCCCTGATTCTTGAGCAACAGTCCGAGATTGCCGAATCTACGCCCAGTGCGTGTAAGGACAACGCGAAACTTGAGGCAACCTACCGTTTGGTAAACAATCGAAATATCCCTGTGGACGGCATTCTCAAAGCCCACAATGATGCTTCAATCGCTCGCACCGCCGAGCAACCGGTCGTCATCCTATCCCAGGATACCACCGTCTGTGATCTCACCAAACCACAGCGGCAAGTCCGCGGGGCCGGGCCGTTGGAGAGTCGGGACAAATTCGGTTTCTTTCTGCACCCACTCTATGCGATCACCGAGGATGGACTTGTTCTGGGCACGGTCGATCAGTGCATTTGGACGCGTGATGACATCAAGACGGATCTGAACAAAACAGAAAAAGTCAACCTGCGACGCCAGCAAGCCTTTGAAGAAAAAGAAAGCTACCGTTGGCTGGAGATGTTTCAAAGTGGCGAGCAAATCGCACTGGCTCATCCCCAGACGCACTACATTGGCGTCTCGGACAGCGAGTCTGATATTTATGAATTGCTAGCGCAAACCGATGATCTGGCGGCCAACTATGACTACGTCATTCGTGGTTGCCAAGATCGCACAGTGCTCGATCAAGGTGAAACCAGGACGATCTCCGAAGTGATGCAGGAGACGGAGTTTCAGTTTCAGCGTGAAATCGATTTAAGCGAGCGAAAGTCATTAATTATCGGAGAAACGCGTGCTCGTCGGATGAGTCGCAGTGCCCGGGTAGCATCGATTTCGATTCGTGCCCGGCAGGTCACTTTACGCGGCCCGGCACGCCCTGGTGGTCGTGCTCCCGACGTGACGATCAATGTTGTCGAGGCCGTCGAAACGGACGCACCCGAAGGCGAAGAGCCGATCCGCTGGTTACTTTTTACATCGCTCCCCATTTCGACGATCTCGGAAATCGAACGAGTCATTGGTTCTTATTGTCGCCGCTGGGACATCGAACTGTATTTCAAGACGCTCAAGAGCGGCATGAAGATTGAGAAGCTGAAGTACGAGCAGATCGATACATACGTGCGTGCGGTGACGCTTTTGATGATCACTGGGTTTCGAGTCGAGCAACTCAAGACCGCCAATCGAGTTTGTCCGCAAGTCAGTTGCGAGCGTTTCTACGATGCCAGTTTTTGGAAGGCGACGTACCTCGTGGTCTTTGCCGGACGTGAGGTTCCCGAAACACCTCCCACGATCGGCGAATGGATGCTGGTGGTCGCCAAGCTTGGCGGCTATCTGGACAAGAAAGGCCAAGGCCCGCCCGGCTCCACAACGATCTGGCGAGGAATGCGGAAAATCGAGTCGTACCACGAAGCTTTCCTCGCCTACAAAAGGCTCATCGGAGATGTGTAG
- the gyrA gene encoding DNA gyrase subunit A, with translation MIDLPIEDELRDSYLTYAMSVIVSRALPDVRDGLKPSQRRILVAMNDLNLGPGSKRVKCAKISGDTSGNYHPHGESVIYPTLVRMAQEWNMRALLIDKQGNFGSIAGLPPAAMRYTEARLSAVAAAMLDDLKLDTVDFIPTYDEVRTEPTVLPSKFPNLLINGSGGIAVGMATSIPPHNPTEICDAVIKLIDEPDTTNEELFDIVPGPDFPTGGIICGRAGIRRGYKTGRSTIVVRAKCSVEEMKGNRHRIIVSEIPYQQYRDRVVEKIAALVNGDRIKGISGIRDESDLKEPVRLVIELKRNEDPDVILNQLYQFSPLQDTFSLIFLALVDGKPRELTLKEMLTEFIRHRVSVIRRRTQFLLAKARRRKHTVEGLLLALADIDQIIRTIRESRTQAEAKERLMGIECPASMMQRALGDEGFRQFQMERGESDTYTLTSVQTDEILRMRLGQLVNLEQEKLTEEHAQLLAEITDYLDILAKPARVYAIIKEDLEEMKRRFGSKRRTQITNEELGNIDLEDLITEETMVVSISHEGFIKRTPSSVYKSQRRGGKGLKGAKVGDEDPIEHLFVASTHAYLLFLTTTGKVRWQKVYDLPQLPRDAKGRAIVNLLSLDENEKIAACLPVRDFNQDGFYVTMATRSGLIKKTPLEQYSRPKRGGIIAIKLREGDELVDARVVGPGDELVLVTHGGMAIRFKESDSRPMGRNTSGVKGITLVGDDGVVGMVVADPEATLLTVCEKGYGKRTLFGPNAITEEGESENESESSSGSARYRTQRRGGKGLRDIRTSERNGPVIAITNVTDDDEIFLMTAKGKLQRIKAADVNVIGRNTQGVRIMSLDDGDSVIAAVRVPPEEDTGEEIPLADIPTTPPAEGQADGATVADADAPAIETDGESTTPSDE, from the coding sequence ATGATCGATTTGCCCATCGAAGACGAGTTGCGGGACAGCTATTTGACCTACGCAATGAGCGTCATCGTCAGCCGAGCATTACCCGACGTGCGTGACGGATTGAAACCGTCGCAGCGTCGAATCCTGGTCGCCATGAATGACCTCAATCTCGGCCCCGGCAGCAAACGAGTCAAATGCGCAAAGATCTCCGGTGACACCTCCGGTAACTATCACCCGCACGGTGAAAGTGTGATCTATCCGACGCTGGTTCGGATGGCACAAGAATGGAACATGCGTGCCCTGCTGATCGACAAACAGGGAAACTTTGGCAGCATCGCCGGACTCCCGCCGGCGGCCATGCGATACACCGAAGCTCGCTTGAGCGCCGTCGCCGCGGCAATGCTGGATGACTTGAAACTCGACACAGTCGATTTCATCCCGACGTACGACGAAGTACGGACGGAACCGACGGTTCTGCCAAGTAAATTCCCCAACCTGCTGATCAACGGCAGCGGTGGGATCGCGGTGGGCATGGCGACCAGCATTCCGCCTCACAACCCGACCGAGATCTGTGACGCGGTCATCAAGCTGATCGACGAACCCGATACGACCAACGAAGAACTCTTTGACATCGTTCCCGGTCCGGACTTCCCCACCGGCGGCATCATCTGCGGTCGCGCAGGTATCCGTCGCGGCTACAAAACAGGTCGCAGCACGATCGTCGTCAGGGCGAAGTGCAGCGTCGAGGAGATGAAGGGAAATCGGCATCGAATCATCGTTTCCGAAATCCCCTATCAACAATACCGCGACCGCGTGGTCGAAAAGATCGCCGCTCTGGTCAACGGCGATCGTATCAAAGGCATCTCGGGGATTCGCGACGAGAGCGATTTGAAGGAACCCGTGCGTTTGGTCATTGAACTCAAACGCAACGAAGATCCCGATGTGATCCTCAATCAGCTCTACCAATTCTCGCCGCTGCAGGACACGTTCTCACTGATTTTCTTGGCCTTGGTCGATGGCAAACCCCGCGAGTTGACGCTCAAGGAAATGCTGACCGAGTTCATTCGTCACCGAGTCAGTGTGATTCGCCGACGAACACAGTTCTTGTTGGCCAAAGCACGCCGACGCAAACACACGGTCGAAGGATTGTTGTTGGCCCTGGCCGACATCGACCAAATCATCCGTACGATCCGCGAAAGTCGCACGCAGGCGGAAGCCAAAGAGCGATTGATGGGCATCGAGTGCCCTGCATCGATGATGCAACGAGCATTGGGCGACGAAGGATTCCGGCAGTTCCAAATGGAACGCGGCGAATCCGACACCTACACTCTGACCAGCGTGCAGACGGACGAAATCCTCCGCATGCGTCTGGGCCAGTTGGTCAACTTGGAACAAGAAAAGCTGACCGAAGAGCACGCTCAATTGCTTGCCGAGATCACCGATTACCTGGACATCCTGGCCAAGCCAGCTCGGGTCTACGCCATCATCAAGGAAGACCTGGAGGAGATGAAGCGTCGCTTCGGCAGCAAACGACGCACACAGATCACCAACGAGGAACTCGGCAACATCGATTTGGAGGATCTGATCACCGAAGAAACGATGGTGGTGTCGATCAGCCACGAAGGGTTCATCAAACGCACTCCGTCGAGCGTCTACAAGTCACAACGCCGTGGCGGCAAAGGACTCAAGGGAGCCAAGGTCGGCGACGAAGATCCGATCGAGCACTTGTTCGTCGCCAGTACCCACGCCTACCTGCTATTTCTGACCACGACTGGCAAAGTCCGCTGGCAAAAGGTCTACGACCTGCCGCAACTGCCCCGTGATGCCAAAGGACGCGCAATCGTCAATCTGCTGTCGTTGGACGAAAACGAAAAGATCGCCGCCTGCCTGCCCGTGCGTGATTTCAACCAGGATGGTTTCTACGTGACAATGGCGACCCGCAGCGGGTTGATCAAAAAGACACCGCTGGAACAGTACAGCCGTCCCAAACGTGGTGGCATCATCGCGATCAAATTGCGTGAAGGCGACGAGTTGGTCGACGCACGCGTCGTCGGCCCCGGCGACGAACTGGTCCTCGTGACCCACGGCGGAATGGCGATCCGGTTCAAAGAGTCCGACTCTCGCCCGATGGGCCGCAACACCTCCGGTGTCAAAGGCATCACCCTGGTCGGAGACGATGGCGTCGTCGGCATGGTGGTCGCCGATCCCGAGGCCACGTTGCTGACGGTCTGCGAAAAAGGCTACGGCAAACGCACCCTGTTCGGACCCAATGCGATCACGGAAGAGGGTGAGTCCGAAAACGAATCCGAGAGCAGTAGCGGGTCGGCACGGTACCGAACACAAAGGCGTGGCGGGAAAGGTCTGCGCGACATTCGCACCAGCGAACGCAATGGACCGGTGATCGCGATCACAAACGTGACCGACGACGACGAAATCTTTTTGATGACCGCCAAGGGCAAGCTGCAGCGGATCAAAGCCGCCGACGTGAACGTCATCGGACGCAACACACAAGGCGTGCGGATCATGAGCCTGGATGATGGCGACTCCGTGATCGCTGCCGTCCGTGTTCCACCGGAGGAAGACACCGGCGAAGAAATCCCGCTTGCCGACATCCCCACAACACCGCCCGCTGAGGGGCAAGCTGATGGAGCGACGGTTGCAGACGCCGATGCACCGGCAATCGAAACCGATGGAGAATCGACGACTCCGTCGGACGAGTAA
- a CDS encoding MOSC domain-containing protein has product MITIQSIQIGTVRSEGDPETRDVTQCHWTSAFDKQPLAGKVTVSPTGIIGDEVADTRVHGGPEKAILCYAASHYESWSAELPGHPWAAGGFGENLTLASVDEHSVYLGDVYTAGDCVLQVSQPRQPCWKISRRWQIKTLTKLVAQTGRTGWYVRVLSPGTLQAGDTLSLTDRPHPDWTVARANDVLFGRESERLSVIELMNITELSDEWKSSLA; this is encoded by the coding sequence TTGATCACCATCCAGTCCATCCAGATCGGCACGGTTCGCAGCGAAGGCGATCCGGAAACGCGTGACGTGACTCAATGCCACTGGACCAGCGCGTTTGACAAGCAGCCGTTAGCCGGCAAGGTCACCGTGTCCCCGACGGGCATCATCGGGGATGAAGTCGCGGACACGAGAGTTCACGGCGGGCCCGAGAAAGCGATCCTGTGTTACGCCGCGAGCCACTACGAGAGTTGGTCGGCTGAACTGCCCGGTCATCCGTGGGCTGCTGGCGGTTTTGGCGAAAACCTGACCCTCGCCAGCGTCGACGAACACTCGGTTTACCTAGGCGACGTCTACACCGCAGGCGACTGTGTCCTTCAAGTCAGTCAGCCGAGACAACCTTGTTGGAAAATCTCACGCCGTTGGCAAATCAAGACGCTGACCAAGCTGGTCGCGCAAACGGGTCGAACCGGTTGGTACGTTCGAGTGCTGTCGCCAGGAACCTTGCAAGCAGGCGATACACTTTCGTTGACAGATCGTCCTCACCCTGATTGGACGGTCGCGCGAGCCAACGATGTTTTGTTCGGCCGCGAGTCGGAACGTTTGTCCGTCATCGAGTTGATGAACATCACCGAGTTGTCGGATGAATGGAAATCCAGCTTGGCCTAA